In Candidatus Contubernalis alkalaceticus, the genomic window AGCGCCTCCAAAGCGCTTAATCCCGGTGGAATATTGAAATATTTTATTCTCCCCCACCCGGCCGTTAACCAGGAAATATCGATCCCGCTTATAATGGTACAGGGCGTGGACTTCGGGGTTATAAAGGGCAGTATCCCCTACTTCGCTTTCATCTATGGAAAAATCATGGGTAAAAAAAACCCGAACTTCCCTCTCCCGGTCTGCCAGGTTTTTTACCACCATCTTCTTAATATAAATATTATCCCGGTAGTGAACCGCATCGTTGATCGTAATATGTAAACCCAGCCGATGGTTAATAACCGTCACCTGAGTAACCAGGCTGTCCTTCTTGTACTCCAGAGTACGATGCCAGTCCGCTTCATGGCACCAGGAAAACTGACCCTCCACCCATACCCCAAAACTGTTGTGATGACCACCGATATGGTTAAGCTGACCAACATGGGGAAAATAAAGGTCCCTCATACTGAGGGCGCTATCGAAATTGATTAAGAGTTGGCCGTTACCAATTACCAGAGCCCTTGCCACCACAATTCCTCCTTTTGCATGCACAGAGCTAACCCTATGAATGCATCTCCCGAATCTTATTTATATAGAATGCTGTCAATTTTTCTGCTTCCTCAAGGGTAGAGCTTTCACTTATGACATAAAATAATGGCTCATCCACCCCTGGTATAATAAGAGTCCAGCCCTGGGAGCAGAATATCTTAATGCCGTCAATTCTTTCCACCTCCTGGCTTTTAGAATCCTCCATAAGACGTCTCATAATCTTCCCAATATCCTGCCAACTCGTAGAAACAGTATCTTTCTTCATGCAGAACTTTGGTATTTCCTTAACCAACTGCGATAACTTCATATCCTGAGCCGCCATATAATCTAGAATCAGCACCAGGCCGTATAGAGCATCAAAATGCAGTTGAAAATAGCTATCCCGGGTAACCTCCATGACCGCCCTGGGGCTCACCTTGGTCCGCACCGCCTGCCCATGAAATTTCTCCGCCAATATCTCAATCACATTGGGAGCCGAAACCGGCACCGCCGCCCGTTTCCCCTCCGAAAATTTCTCTGAAGAACAAAGGGACACCATGACCAGTAAAGCAGTTTTCAAGTCTTCACTCACTACTTCCCCCTGTTCAGTAACCAGGGTCATCTTTTCACCGTTCCGGTCAATGATCACTCCCAGGTCCGCACTGCTTTTCTTAACAGAAGCGGCCAGGTTCTCCGGCGTATAGTACTGGGGAAACTCTTTTTGCGGCTTCTTACATCTGTCCCCCCGGGCATATGCAGATCTGATGGGCCGGTTTTGGGTAACAGCAATCACCTGGCAGCCTAACTTATCCAGTAGAGGCATCAAAAGTGAGGACAGATTCTCATAATCATAGGACAGGACAATGCGATAATGCTTGCGGTGCACCTTATCCCTGTGAACTGCCCTGGTAAGTCGATCCACATAGGCATCAGCCAGTTGAGGCAGATACTTTAAATCCCCCACCTGGCTGTAATTTACCCGGCGGAATTCCTCCTGTAAAAGGGTATTCTCTATTTTTCTTTCCCAGTTTTTATCCGTATTTATTCCAAAGTTATCCAAAAACTCTATCAGTATGCGGGGATCTCCCTCCTCCACCAGCCTCAGGTGCACTCCACCATTCACCGAGAGCACTTTCACCGCATAGCGGTTCACCGAGGTGTTGGCCGCCCCTATATCAATAGTATTTATCCCCGTAGACTGCAGGCTGGAACAGAAAGCCCGCTTCAATACCTGAGCATAATTATTCTTATCGGAACTAACACAAATCTCCGCATCCATGTCCAGCACCGAACCAAAAGCCGCCGCCAACCGGGTAATGAAGTCAACGGTAATCTCCACGTTGGGAATTCCGCAGATCCCCGATAGGCCAAAATACTGAGGGCCCACCCCTTCGCTCCAGACAATGGAAGTACTGATGGTGCTGTTGTCCGCAACCACCTTTTTGGGCCACAGCTTAACCTCAGGCCGGATAGTACTATTGACCCCAATACTGCAGTGGTCGCTGATCACGGACCCTTCCAACATCGTAGCCTTGGCCTTTACAATACACTGACTGGAGATAATAGTACCTCTCAGTTCCGCCTCCCTGCCCACATAATTATGGTTCCATAGGATAGACCTCTTCAGAGAAGCTCCCTGCTCTAAAGTGTTGCCCTCCCCAATTATCGTAAATTCCTCCAGGCGTACCCCTGCTTTCACAGTGCAGTTATCTCCCACAATAACCGGGCCC contains:
- a CDS encoding sugar phosphate nucleotidyltransferase, with amino-acid sequence MKAVIMAGGKGSRLRPLTCNIPKPMMLVMNQPLMYYTVELLKKHGISDIAVTLQYLPGAIREYFGEGEKLGVNISYFEEYAPLGTAGGVRNASDFLDETFVVISGDALTDFDLSAAFQFHQEKKGLCTIVLTHRDTPLEFGVCTMDEQYRITRYLEKPSWGEVFSDTVNTGIYILEPKIFDLYPKELFYDFSKDLFPLMLKKDIPLYGYTASGYWSDIGDLVQYRQTHMDILEGKIKVPLKGSRIAENVWVGQNTRIDAKAEVKGPVIVGDNCTVKAGVRLEEFTIIGEGNTLEQGASLKRSILWNHNYVGREAELRGTIISSQCIVKAKATMLEGSVISDHCSIGVNSTIRPEVKLWPKKVVADNSTISTSIVWSEGVGPQYFGLSGICGIPNVEITVDFITRLAAAFGSVLDMDAEICVSSDKNNYAQVLKRAFCSSLQSTGINTIDIGAANTSVNRYAVKVLSVNGGVHLRLVEEGDPRILIEFLDNFGINTDKNWERKIENTLLQEEFRRVNYSQVGDLKYLPQLADAYVDRLTRAVHRDKVHRKHYRIVLSYDYENLSSLLMPLLDKLGCQVIAVTQNRPIRSAYARGDRCKKPQKEFPQYYTPENLAASVKKSSADLGVIIDRNGEKMTLVTEQGEVVSEDLKTALLVMVSLCSSEKFSEGKRAAVPVSAPNVIEILAEKFHGQAVRTKVSPRAVMEVTRDSYFQLHFDALYGLVLILDYMAAQDMKLSQLVKEIPKFCMKKDTVSTSWQDIGKIMRRLMEDSKSQEVERIDGIKIFCSQGWTLIIPGVDEPLFYVISESSTLEEAEKLTAFYINKIREMHS